A window from Triticum aestivum cultivar Chinese Spring chromosome 6D, IWGSC CS RefSeq v2.1, whole genome shotgun sequence encodes these proteins:
- the LOC123145700 gene encoding MAG2-interacting protein 2 isoform X1: protein MGAEVDALYEIGRHATGSHEIPCERDETARASGGSSGEGGGVLSYLSFQGVSKLRERWSRYNTLGGSKRRKRENAASLFVSRNAEYVAVAVGNRIYILRKSDGYESPCGIYTNCYKFSEPDNSGDGSAWDSRIIRLRLLWYNDLLETFLGIIMGRYKAN from the exons ATGGGGGCGGAAGTCGACGCACTGTACGAGATCGGCCGCCACGCGACTGGATCCCACGAAATCCCTTGT GAAAGAGACGAAACCGCTCGAGCGAGCGGCGGCAGTTCAGGTGAAGGAGGAGGCGTCCTCTCGTATCTCTCCTTCCAAG GCGTAAGTAAGCTCAGGGAGAGGTGGAGCAGGTACAACACTCTTGGGGGGAGTAAGCGGAGGAAGAGGGAAAATGCAGCATCCTTGTTCGTCTCGCGGAATGCGGAGTATGTTGCTGTAGCTGTTGGGAACCGCATTTATATCTTGAGAAAGAGCGATGGCTATGAATCACCCTGCGGCATATATACAA ACTGTTACAAGTTTTCGGAGCCGGATAATAGCGGTGATGGCTCAGCATGGGACAGTCGTATCATCAGGCTTCGTTTATTGTGGTACAACGACTTGCTGGAGACATTCTTGGGAATTATTATGGGAAG GTACAAAGCAAACTGA
- the LOC123145700 gene encoding MAG2-interacting protein 2 isoform X2, whose translation MGAEVDALYEIGRHATGSHEIPCERDETARASGGSSGEGGGVLSYLSFQGVSKLRERWSRYNTLGGSKRRKRENAASLFVSRNAEYVAVAVGNRIYILRKSDGYESPCGIYTNCYKFSEPDNSGDGSAWDSRIIRLRLLWYNDLLETFLGIIMGR comes from the exons ATGGGGGCGGAAGTCGACGCACTGTACGAGATCGGCCGCCACGCGACTGGATCCCACGAAATCCCTTGT GAAAGAGACGAAACCGCTCGAGCGAGCGGCGGCAGTTCAGGTGAAGGAGGAGGCGTCCTCTCGTATCTCTCCTTCCAAG GCGTAAGTAAGCTCAGGGAGAGGTGGAGCAGGTACAACACTCTTGGGGGGAGTAAGCGGAGGAAGAGGGAAAATGCAGCATCCTTGTTCGTCTCGCGGAATGCGGAGTATGTTGCTGTAGCTGTTGGGAACCGCATTTATATCTTGAGAAAGAGCGATGGCTATGAATCACCCTGCGGCATATATACAA ACTGTTACAAGTTTTCGGAGCCGGATAATAGCGGTGATGGCTCAGCATGGGACAGTCGTATCATCAGGCTTCGTTTATTGTGGTACAACGACTTGCTGGAGACATTCTTGGGAATTATTATGGGAAGGTAG